The Petrotoga olearia DSM 13574 genome includes a region encoding these proteins:
- the amrB gene encoding AmmeMemoRadiSam system protein B produces MEKTRRPVVAGTFYPSNPEKLKNLIKSFFGDNFKVNTEKLIPSMGVIVPHAGYIYSGETAAKAYKKIFEKGIAKRVFLLGPNHTGLGSKISIFTSGSWETPMGRIKIDEKTAGKILKDLNIHNDEFSHLNEHSLEVQLPFLQYAMGNDFEIIPICMMDQSLETTKNLGKILANIIEEGDLVIASSDMNHYESHEKTLLKDEKVIETLKKMNLEEMYDTIRRYNISMCGYGPVAVLLSIGFSDIEIIEHTTSGEKSGDYEAVVGYLSAILSNLQK; encoded by the coding sequence ATGGAGAAGACAAGGCGTCCTGTTGTTGCAGGTACTTTTTACCCTTCGAATCCTGAAAAATTAAAAAACCTTATAAAAAGCTTTTTTGGTGATAATTTTAAAGTAAATACAGAAAAATTAATTCCCTCTATGGGGGTCATAGTACCTCATGCTGGTTACATATATTCTGGAGAAACTGCAGCAAAAGCCTACAAAAAGATATTTGAAAAAGGTATAGCAAAAAGAGTATTTTTGTTAGGACCAAACCATACCGGATTAGGTTCTAAAATATCAATTTTTACAAGCGGTAGTTGGGAAACTCCCATGGGACGAATAAAAATTGACGAAAAAACCGCAGGGAAAATTTTGAAAGATTTAAATATTCATAACGATGAATTTTCTCATTTGAATGAGCATTCACTAGAGGTACAGTTACCTTTTCTTCAGTATGCTATGGGAAATGATTTTGAAATTATACCTATCTGTATGATGGATCAAAGTTTAGAAACCACCAAGAATCTAGGAAAAATTTTAGCAAATATAATAGAAGAAGGAGATTTGGTAATTGCTTCTTCAGATATGAATCATTACGAAAGTCATGAAAAGACATTACTAAAAGACGAAAAAGTTATAGAAACATTAAAAAAGATGAATTTAGAAGAAATGTATGATACAATTAGAAGGTATAATATTAGTATGTGCGGATACGGTCCCGTCGCTGTTCTTTTAAGTATAGGATTTTCTGATATTGAAATAATAGAGCATACGACAAGTGGTGAGAAAAGTGGCGATTATGAAGCGGTAGTTGGATATCTCTCTGCAATACTTAGTAATTTACAAAAATAA